One part of the Arabidopsis thaliana chromosome 1 sequence genome encodes these proteins:
- a CDS encoding Rhomboid-related intramembrane serine protease family protein (Rhomboid-related intramembrane serine protease family protein; FUNCTIONS IN: serine-type endopeptidase activity; INVOLVED IN: biological_process unknown; LOCATED IN: integral to membrane, chloroplast; CONTAINS InterPro DOMAIN/s: Peptidase S54, rhomboid (InterPro:IPR002610); BEST Arabidopsis thaliana protein match is: Rhomboid-related intramembrane serine protease family protein (TAIR:AT1G74130.1); Has 30201 Blast hits to 17322 proteins in 780 species: Archae - 12; Bacteria - 1396; Metazoa - 17338; Fungi - 3422; Plants - 5037; Viruses - 0; Other Eukaryotes - 2996 (source: NCBI BLink).): protein MHAIFSSFSRKVVVNVGASSQSQLTKMVKKKPNQSRHLLPSRLSSPSSVPHFVPSAVSRSAKVHGFFASKLGNTNLKLKFGNVMESRAGFFSSELPSHGFESGGFTGFQKRGWKSWINGANGVVFGLVIANAAVFTMWRVSDRSWMLSTYSFTSGYIHTLITSGFSHIGTSQIILNMIGISYFGSRIARTLGPLYLLKLYFAGALGGSVCFLSYHALLATLKGEGVVIKDHQSTAPISQLLGADGSMFAIALLDMFIYPKVTTYFALMLRVHVMFRIINLGVEILNIPEGGPNHIASSSGQLGGVVVAAMAWARIKKGRF, encoded by the exons atgCATGCGATTTTCTCGAGCTTCTCTCGCAAGGTCGTCGTCAACGTTGGTGCTTCTTCGCAATCGCAGCTAACcaaaatggtgaagaagaagccaaaccAGAGTcgccatcttcttccttctcgcctctcatctccttcttcagtACCCCACTTTGTTCCTTCTGCTGTATCGCGATCGGCGAAAGTTCATGGGTTCTTCGCTAGCAAGTTGGGAAACACCAACCTAAAGCTGAAATTTGGAAATGTTATGGAATCTAGAGCTGGGTTCTTCAGTTCTGAGCTTCCTAGTCATGGATTCGAGTCTGGTGGTTTTACTGGGTTTCAAAAGCGGGGATG GAAGTCTTGGATCAATGGAGCTAATGGTGTAGTTTTTGGACTGGTAATAGCTAATGCTGCTGTATTTACAATGTGGCGAGTTTCAGACAGGAGCTGGATG CTATCAACGTACAGTTTTACGAGTGGATATATACACACGCTGATAACTTCGGGTTTTAGTCATATTGGTACCAGTCAAATCATCTTGAACATGATTGGAATCTCCTACTTCGGCTCCAGA ATTGCAAGAACCTTGGGACCGCTCTACCTTTTGAAGCTGTACTTTGCTGGAGCACTTGGTGGCTCTGTTTGCTTCCTGAGTTATCACGCCCTCTTGGCTACACTCAAG GGTGAAGGAGTTGTCATTAAGGATCATCAATCAACAGCCCCCATTTCGCAGCTGCTG GGTGCTGATGGATCTATGTTTGCCATCGCGCTTCTCGATATGTTCATCTACCCAAAAGTTACAACATACTTTGCGTTGATGCTCCGAGTGCATGTAATGTTT CGAATCATAAACTTAGGAGTCGAGATTTTAAATATTCCAGAG GGGGGACCGAACCATATCGCATCGAGTTCGGGTCAGTTGGGAGGAGTTGTGGTTGCTGCCATGGCGTGGGCACGGATAAAGAAAGGTCGATTTTGA
- a CDS encoding Rhomboid-related intramembrane serine protease family protein (Rhomboid-related intramembrane serine protease family protein; INVOLVED IN: biological_process unknown; LOCATED IN: chloroplast; BEST Arabidopsis thaliana protein match is: Rhomboid-related intramembrane serine protease family protein (TAIR:AT1G74130.1); Has 35333 Blast hits to 34131 proteins in 2444 species: Archae - 798; Bacteria - 22429; Metazoa - 974; Fungi - 991; Plants - 531; Viruses - 0; Other Eukaryotes - 9610 (source: NCBI BLink).), with protein MHAIFSSFSRKVVVNVGASSQSQLTKMVKKKPNQSRHLLPSRLSSPSSVPHFVPSAVSRSAKVHGFFASKLGNTNLKLKFGNVMESRAGFFSSELPSHGFESGGFTGFQKRGWKSWINGANGVVFGLLSTYSFTSGYIHTLITSGFSHIGTSQIILNMIGISYFGSRIARTLGPLYLLKLYFAGALGGSVCFLSYHALLATLKGEGVVIKDHQSTAPISQLLGADGSMFAIALLDMFIYPKVTTYFALMLRVHRIINLGVEILNIPEGGPNHIASSSGQLGGVVVAAMAWARIKKGRF; from the exons atgCATGCGATTTTCTCGAGCTTCTCTCGCAAGGTCGTCGTCAACGTTGGTGCTTCTTCGCAATCGCAGCTAACcaaaatggtgaagaagaagccaaaccAGAGTcgccatcttcttccttctcgcctctcatctccttcttcagtACCCCACTTTGTTCCTTCTGCTGTATCGCGATCGGCGAAAGTTCATGGGTTCTTCGCTAGCAAGTTGGGAAACACCAACCTAAAGCTGAAATTTGGAAATGTTATGGAATCTAGAGCTGGGTTCTTCAGTTCTGAGCTTCCTAGTCATGGATTCGAGTCTGGTGGTTTTACTGGGTTTCAAAAGCGGGGATG GAAGTCTTGGATCAATGGAGCTAATGGTGTAGTTTTTGGACTG CTATCAACGTACAGTTTTACGAGTGGATATATACACACGCTGATAACTTCGGGTTTTAGTCATATTGGTACCAGTCAAATCATCTTGAACATGATTGGAATCTCCTACTTCGGCTCCAGA ATTGCAAGAACCTTGGGACCGCTCTACCTTTTGAAGCTGTACTTTGCTGGAGCACTTGGTGGCTCTGTTTGCTTCCTGAGTTATCACGCCCTCTTGGCTACACTCAAG GGTGAAGGAGTTGTCATTAAGGATCATCAATCAACAGCCCCCATTTCGCAGCTGCTG GGTGCTGATGGATCTATGTTTGCCATCGCGCTTCTCGATATGTTCATCTACCCAAAAGTTACAACATACTTTGCGTTGATGCTCCGAGTGCAT CGAATCATAAACTTAGGAGTCGAGATTTTAAATATTCCAGAG GGGGGACCGAACCATATCGCATCGAGTTCGGGTCAGTTGGGAGGAGTTGTGGTTGCTGCCATGGCGTGGGCACGGATAAAGAAAGGTCGATTTTGA
- a CDS encoding Rhomboid-related intramembrane serine protease family protein (Rhomboid-related intramembrane serine protease family protein; FUNCTIONS IN: serine-type endopeptidase activity; INVOLVED IN: biological_process unknown; LOCATED IN: integral to membrane, chloroplast; CONTAINS InterPro DOMAIN/s: Peptidase S54, rhomboid (InterPro:IPR002610); BEST Arabidopsis thaliana protein match is: Rhomboid-related intramembrane serine protease family protein (TAIR:AT1G74130.1); Has 707 Blast hits to 707 proteins in 311 species: Archae - 8; Bacteria - 448; Metazoa - 38; Fungi - 74; Plants - 51; Viruses - 0; Other Eukaryotes - 88 (source: NCBI BLink).): protein MHAIFSSFSRKVVVNVGASSQSQLTKMVKKKPNQSRHLLPSRLSSPSSVPHFVPSAVSRSAKVHGFFASKLGNTNLKLKFGNVMESRAGFFSSELPSHGFESGGFTGFQKRGWKSWINGANGVVFGLVIANAAVFTMWRVSDRSWMLSTYSFTSGYIHTLITSGFSHIGTSQIILNMIGISYFGSRIARTLGPLYLLKLYFAGALGGSVCFLSYHALLATLKGEGVVIKDHQSTAPISQLLGADGSMFAIALLDMFIYPKVTTYFALMLRVHVMFGGPNHIASSSGQLGGVVVAAMAWARIKKGRF, encoded by the exons atgCATGCGATTTTCTCGAGCTTCTCTCGCAAGGTCGTCGTCAACGTTGGTGCTTCTTCGCAATCGCAGCTAACcaaaatggtgaagaagaagccaaaccAGAGTcgccatcttcttccttctcgcctctcatctccttcttcagtACCCCACTTTGTTCCTTCTGCTGTATCGCGATCGGCGAAAGTTCATGGGTTCTTCGCTAGCAAGTTGGGAAACACCAACCTAAAGCTGAAATTTGGAAATGTTATGGAATCTAGAGCTGGGTTCTTCAGTTCTGAGCTTCCTAGTCATGGATTCGAGTCTGGTGGTTTTACTGGGTTTCAAAAGCGGGGATG GAAGTCTTGGATCAATGGAGCTAATGGTGTAGTTTTTGGACTGGTAATAGCTAATGCTGCTGTATTTACAATGTGGCGAGTTTCAGACAGGAGCTGGATG CTATCAACGTACAGTTTTACGAGTGGATATATACACACGCTGATAACTTCGGGTTTTAGTCATATTGGTACCAGTCAAATCATCTTGAACATGATTGGAATCTCCTACTTCGGCTCCAGA ATTGCAAGAACCTTGGGACCGCTCTACCTTTTGAAGCTGTACTTTGCTGGAGCACTTGGTGGCTCTGTTTGCTTCCTGAGTTATCACGCCCTCTTGGCTACACTCAAG GGTGAAGGAGTTGTCATTAAGGATCATCAATCAACAGCCCCCATTTCGCAGCTGCTG GGTGCTGATGGATCTATGTTTGCCATCGCGCTTCTCGATATGTTCATCTACCCAAAAGTTACAACATACTTTGCGTTGATGCTCCGAGTGCATGTAATGTTT GGGGGACCGAACCATATCGCATCGAGTTCGGGTCAGTTGGGAGGAGTTGTGGTTGCTGCCATGGCGTGGGCACGGATAAAGAAAGGTCGATTTTGA
- a CDS encoding Rhomboid-related intramembrane serine protease family protein (Rhomboid-related intramembrane serine protease family protein; FUNCTIONS IN: serine-type endopeptidase activity; INVOLVED IN: biological_process unknown; LOCATED IN: integral to membrane, chloroplast; CONTAINS InterPro DOMAIN/s: Peptidase S54, rhomboid (InterPro:IPR002610); BEST Arabidopsis thaliana protein match is: Rhomboid-related intramembrane serine protease family protein (TAIR:AT1G74130.1); Has 861 Blast hits to 861 proteins in 374 species: Archae - 8; Bacteria - 572; Metazoa - 38; Fungi - 80; Plants - 52; Viruses - 0; Other Eukaryotes - 111 (source: NCBI BLink).), with translation MHAIFSSFSRKVVVNVGASSQSQLTKMVKKKPNQSRHLLPSRLSSPSSVPHFVPSAVSRSAKVHGFFASKLGNTNLKLKFGNVMESRAGFFSSELPSHGFESGGFTGFQKRGWKSWINGANGVVFGLVIANAAVFTMWRVSDRSWMLSTYSFTSGYIHTLITSGFSHIGTSQIILNMIGISYFGSRIARTLGPLYLLKLYFAGALGGSVCFLSYHALLATLKGEGVVIKDHQSTAPISQLLGADGSMFAIALLDMFIYPKVTTYFALMLRVHRIINLGVEILNIPEGGPNHIASSSGQLGGVVVAAMAWARIKKGRF, from the exons atgCATGCGATTTTCTCGAGCTTCTCTCGCAAGGTCGTCGTCAACGTTGGTGCTTCTTCGCAATCGCAGCTAACcaaaatggtgaagaagaagccaaaccAGAGTcgccatcttcttccttctcgcctctcatctccttcttcagtACCCCACTTTGTTCCTTCTGCTGTATCGCGATCGGCGAAAGTTCATGGGTTCTTCGCTAGCAAGTTGGGAAACACCAACCTAAAGCTGAAATTTGGAAATGTTATGGAATCTAGAGCTGGGTTCTTCAGTTCTGAGCTTCCTAGTCATGGATTCGAGTCTGGTGGTTTTACTGGGTTTCAAAAGCGGGGATG GAAGTCTTGGATCAATGGAGCTAATGGTGTAGTTTTTGGACTGGTAATAGCTAATGCTGCTGTATTTACAATGTGGCGAGTTTCAGACAGGAGCTGGATG CTATCAACGTACAGTTTTACGAGTGGATATATACACACGCTGATAACTTCGGGTTTTAGTCATATTGGTACCAGTCAAATCATCTTGAACATGATTGGAATCTCCTACTTCGGCTCCAGA ATTGCAAGAACCTTGGGACCGCTCTACCTTTTGAAGCTGTACTTTGCTGGAGCACTTGGTGGCTCTGTTTGCTTCCTGAGTTATCACGCCCTCTTGGCTACACTCAAG GGTGAAGGAGTTGTCATTAAGGATCATCAATCAACAGCCCCCATTTCGCAGCTGCTG GGTGCTGATGGATCTATGTTTGCCATCGCGCTTCTCGATATGTTCATCTACCCAAAAGTTACAACATACTTTGCGTTGATGCTCCGAGTGCAT CGAATCATAAACTTAGGAGTCGAGATTTTAAATATTCCAGAG GGGGGACCGAACCATATCGCATCGAGTTCGGGTCAGTTGGGAGGAGTTGTGGTTGCTGCCATGGCGTGGGCACGGATAAAGAAAGGTCGATTTTGA
- a CDS encoding Rhomboid-related intramembrane serine protease family protein (Rhomboid-related intramembrane serine protease family protein; INVOLVED IN: biological_process unknown; LOCATED IN: chloroplast; BEST Arabidopsis thaliana protein match is: Rhomboid-related intramembrane serine protease family protein (TAIR:AT1G74130.1); Has 760 Blast hits to 760 proteins in 306 species: Archae - 12; Bacteria - 576; Metazoa - 0; Fungi - 6; Plants - 52; Viruses - 0; Other Eukaryotes - 114 (source: NCBI BLink).) — MHAIFSSFSRKVVVNVGASSQSQLTKMVKKKPNQSRHLLPSRLSSPSSVPHFVPSAVSRSAKVHGFFASKLGNTNLKLKFGNVMESRAGFFSSELPSHGFESGGFTGFQKRGWKSWINGANGVVFGLLSTYSFTSGYIHTLITSGFSHIGTSQIILNMIGISYFGSRIARTLGPLYLLKLYFAGALGGSVCFLSYHALLATLKGEGVVIKDHQSTAPISQLLGADGSMFAIALLDMFIYPKVTTYFALMLRVHVMFRIINLGVEILNIPEGGPNHIASSSGQLGGVVVAAMAWARIKKGRF; from the exons atgCATGCGATTTTCTCGAGCTTCTCTCGCAAGGTCGTCGTCAACGTTGGTGCTTCTTCGCAATCGCAGCTAACcaaaatggtgaagaagaagccaaaccAGAGTcgccatcttcttccttctcgcctctcatctccttcttcagtACCCCACTTTGTTCCTTCTGCTGTATCGCGATCGGCGAAAGTTCATGGGTTCTTCGCTAGCAAGTTGGGAAACACCAACCTAAAGCTGAAATTTGGAAATGTTATGGAATCTAGAGCTGGGTTCTTCAGTTCTGAGCTTCCTAGTCATGGATTCGAGTCTGGTGGTTTTACTGGGTTTCAAAAGCGGGGATG GAAGTCTTGGATCAATGGAGCTAATGGTGTAGTTTTTGGACTG CTATCAACGTACAGTTTTACGAGTGGATATATACACACGCTGATAACTTCGGGTTTTAGTCATATTGGTACCAGTCAAATCATCTTGAACATGATTGGAATCTCCTACTTCGGCTCCAGA ATTGCAAGAACCTTGGGACCGCTCTACCTTTTGAAGCTGTACTTTGCTGGAGCACTTGGTGGCTCTGTTTGCTTCCTGAGTTATCACGCCCTCTTGGCTACACTCAAG GGTGAAGGAGTTGTCATTAAGGATCATCAATCAACAGCCCCCATTTCGCAGCTGCTG GGTGCTGATGGATCTATGTTTGCCATCGCGCTTCTCGATATGTTCATCTACCCAAAAGTTACAACATACTTTGCGTTGATGCTCCGAGTGCATGTAATGTTT CGAATCATAAACTTAGGAGTCGAGATTTTAAATATTCCAGAG GGGGGACCGAACCATATCGCATCGAGTTCGGGTCAGTTGGGAGGAGTTGTGGTTGCTGCCATGGCGTGGGCACGGATAAAGAAAGGTCGATTTTGA